Genomic window (Pseudovibrio brasiliensis):
CTGGCAATCGCTGGTGATTGGCAGGCATGGCCGGAGAACATCACAATCCCACCGGCTGCACTTCATGGCTTCGCGGCACCTGTTCTGCTCGCCTCATTCGCACTGCACGTTATCGCAGCGCTCTATCATCAGTTTGTGCTGAAGGATAATCTGGTCGCCAGAATGAAGACGGCTTAAGCAGATCAAAGCGTATCGCCGAAAAGTGGAAACTGGTTTTCGGATAAAGATACGCAAAGTTAAAGCCTAAAGCAGTTCATGTGTTTCAACGAAACCAAGGACTGTTTTACGGCATCTACAGCTTGTAGATGCCTTCCTTATCAGCGCAGGTTTCCAGCGCTTCTGCAGCTGTACGTCCATCCAACAAAGGCGCTTCCGGCCAGATCTCGGTCAGCGGAATAAGCACGAACGCACGTTCACCCATGCGTGGGTGTGGAACCTGAAGCCCCTCTTCCTCAACGCTTGCGTGATCATAGATCAGCAGGTCGATATCAATCGTTCGCGGCCCCCAGCGCACATCACGCACACGGCCAAGCTGCTTTTCGACATCCAGACCAGCGTTCAGCAGGTCGCGCGGAGACAGAACCGTCTCCACCGTAATGCAACAGTTGCGGTAGTCATCTTGTGGCACAGGCCCCCACGGCGGTGTGCGATAGTCGGACGACTTCTTTAAAACAGATATTCCCTCGACAGCATTCAATGCGGCCACTGCACCGTCAATATTCGCTTTGGTATCGCCAAGATTTGAGCCCAAACCAAGTGCTGCAACAATCTTTTCTTGTGTCATTATTGGCTGCTGCCTAGTTCTTTCATTGCTTGGAAGATCCGCACAGCATCAGCATGCGGCTTCACATCATGCACTCGCAGAATTTGCGCTCCGTGTTGTAGCGAAAGCGTGTGGACTGCAAGCGATCCAGCCATACGCTCTGGCGCTTCATTATTCAACACATATCCAATCATACGTTTGCGAGATGCCCCCGCAAGGATTGGCCGGTTAAACTTACGAAGCTCAGAAAGCCGGTTCAGGATCTGATAGTTCTGCTGAAGGGTTTTACCAAAGCCAAAGCCCGGATCGAGGATCTGATGCTCTTCCGGAATGCCAGCATCAGAGGCCAGCTTGATTGACTTTTCAAAGAAGCGCTCGATGTCAGCCATAATGTCCAGCTGCTCATCAACCTCGGTGCGATTGTGCATCATGATGACAGGCACACCAGCATCAGCCACAACACCAGCCATGTCAGGGTCTTTCTGCAAGCCCCAAACATCATTGACAATGTGCGCGCCAGCCTTGCAGGCGGCGGCTGCAACCCTGGCCTTATAGGTATCGATGGAAATCAGAACCGGCAGCTCTTTGATGAGATCCAGCACCGGCAGAACCCGATCCAGCTCATCTAGCTCTTCAACCACAGTCGCGCCGGGCCGCGTGCTTTCGCCGCCAACATC
Coding sequences:
- the folK gene encoding 2-amino-4-hydroxy-6-hydroxymethyldihydropteridine diphosphokinase produces the protein MTQEKIVAALGLGSNLGDTKANIDGAVAALNAVEGISVLKKSSDYRTPPWGPVPQDDYRNCCITVETVLSPRDLLNAGLDVEKQLGRVRDVRWGPRTIDIDLLIYDHASVEEEGLQVPHPRMGERAFVLIPLTEIWPEAPLLDGRTAAEALETCADKEGIYKL
- the folP gene encoding dihydropteroate synthase, whose protein sequence is MAEFDHRVLESSQRPLVMGILNVTPDSFSDGGQFDAPTAALAHAIEMIAEGADIIDVGGESTRPGATVVEELDELDRVLPVLDLIKELPVLISIDTYKARVAAAACKAGAHIVNDVWGLQKDPDMAGVVADAGVPVIMMHNRTEVDEQLDIMADIERFFEKSIKLASDAGIPEEHQILDPGFGFGKTLQQNYQILNRLSELRKFNRPILAGASRKRMIGYVLNNEAPERMAGSLAVHTLSLQHGAQILRVHDVKPHADAVRIFQAMKELGSSQ